From the genome of Malus domestica chromosome 04, GDT2T_hap1, one region includes:
- the LOC139195037 gene encoding uncharacterized protein yields MISKLSKKHLKIHEEQSRRRAKHKYPHRLSRKGYARLEEQIKSAYGITADIDRLVLWKLGRVDKKGNYTNEMVKDEVTKAVEDGTLRTSGSNDILTIALETPEYSGRVRGVGTGINHKLYFKTPRSKTQSSQQQMMQTHLEQQSLHIEELNKKFNLIASLLTPDQLSKMQELVQSNVVQSNHISEKASCTAKKEKNETSTEKVKQGDLVEIMSKKRAKHDDVPEIMSKKRVKQKVSKNTKTMDKIEAMKVKQKDMQEISDLNIMEKTNKIANSNEKESDIKKYFKVKQSDQQNIYDVNINNETNKIANSMEKISDIKKVQQCKLAIDTASNIVAYGSVIPLDGPIHGVPLGPMNLRVSIDVAIKEDALLPIPSCEAVNIKQAIGSHVAWPRHLVVTNDESRTNPPLRQRSQKQPLALRSLMLIAQNMHKDVTVPIIMESDLFGNEHTTFIGGDDIIQFCSMAEISTVCISIYIRFDIILNLYTIQSIACNPHWVMIRY; encoded by the exons ATGATTTCAAAATTAAGTAAGAAGCATTTG AAAATCCATGAAGAACAATCGAGGAGGCGAGCTAAGCATAAGTACCCTCATCGACTTTCTAGAAAAGGCTATGCAAGATTGGAAGAACAAATA AAATCAGCTTATGGAATCACTGCTGACATTGACCGATTAGTGCTTTGGAAGCTTGGGCGTGTTGATAAAAAGGGAAACTATACGAATGAGATGGTGAAA GATGAAGTAACTAAGGCCGTTGAAGATGGGACTTTGCGAACGTCTGGTAGTAATGACATATTGACAATTGCTTTGGAAACACCTGAATATTCGGGTCGTGTAAGAGGTGTTGGAACTGGCATCAATCATAAATTGTACTTCAAGACTCCAAGATCCAAAACTCAATCGAGTCAACAACAAATGATGCAAACACATTTGGAGCAGCAAAGTTTACACATTGAGGAGTTAAATAAGAAGTTCAATTTGATTGCTTCTTTGTTAACTCCAGATCAGTTGAGCAAGATGCAAGAGTTAGTCCAATCTAATGTGGTACAGTCCAATCATATTTCTGAGAAAGCTAGTTGCAcagcaaagaaagaaaaaaatgaaacatcTACTGAGAAAGTGAAACAGGGTGATCTGGTGGAAATCATGTCTAAGAAGAGAGCGAAACATGACGATGTGCCGGAAATCATGtctaagaagagagtgaaaCAAAAGGTTAGCAAGAATACTAAAACCATGGATAAGATTGAAGCTATGAAG GTCAAGCAAAAGGATATGCAGGAAATATCTGATTTGAACATCATGGAAAAGACGAACAAAATTGCAAATTCAAACGAAAAAGAAAGTGATATCAAGAAGTATTTCAAG GTAAAGCAAAGTGACCAACAGAACATATATGATGTGAACATCAATAATGAGACAAACAAAATTGCAAATTCCATGGAAAAAATATCTGATATCAAGAAG gtACAACAGTGCAAGCTCGCTATAGACACTGCTAGTAACATTGTTGCATATGGATCAGTCATTCCATTAGACGGGCCAATACATGGAGTTCCACTTGGGCCTATGAATCTACGTGTTTCTATTGATGTAGCAATTAAAGAAGATGCTCTTCTTCCAATACCTAGTTGTGAAGCTGTGAATATCAAACAAGCAATTGGGAGTCACGTAGCTTGGCCACGGCATCTTGTTGTGACAAATGATGAG TCGAGAACGAATCCTCCCCTCAGACAAAGATCCCAAAAACAACCTTTGGCTTTACGTTCACTTATGCTCATAGCTCAAAACATGCATAAGGATGTTACAGTGCCTATCATCATGGAATCTGATCTATTTGGAAATGAGCACACAACATTTATTGGTGGAGATGACATCATTCAATTTTGTTCTATGGCTGAAATATCGACTGTTTGCATTTCAATTTACATCAGGTTTGACATAATCTTAAATTTATATACAATACAATCTATTGCATGCAATCCACATTGGGTAATGATAAGATACTAA
- the LOC139195168 gene encoding uncharacterized protein — MQLSMFCRFHWLLAIIDPYEELMYYMDSLNWIQIDPGMKDIVELALKMFKAQKGIKGRKNINWKVVKCPLQEGTVECGYYVMKYMKEIINDPNCSIITKFKEKATYTQHEIDALRIEWAEYVDDFIPIDETLD; from the exons ATGCAATTAtctatgttttgtaggtttcaTTGGTTGTTGGCTATTATTGACCCCTATGAGGAATTAATGTATTATATGGACTCGCTTAATTGGATACAGATAGATCCTGGAATGAAGGACATTGTTGAACT AGCACTGAAGATGTTTAAAGCTCAAAAGGGAATAAAGGGTCGAAAAAACATCAATTGGAAAGTAGTAAAG TGCCCTTTGCAAGAAGGAACTGTAGAATGTGGATATTATGTGatgaaatacatgaaggaaatCATTAATGATCCAAACTGCTCAATTATTACCAAG TTCAAAGAAAAAGCTACATACACTCAACATGAAATTGATGCGTTAAGAATAGAGTGGGCTGAGTATGTTGATGACTTCATCCCAATAGATGAAACACTAGATTAG